In Erigeron canadensis isolate Cc75 chromosome 7, C_canadensis_v1, whole genome shotgun sequence, one DNA window encodes the following:
- the LOC122609093 gene encoding uncharacterized protein LOC122609093: MNAVKLETFPISIVGDALDWFNDLPENSITTWDQLKEAFIGEFYSVRTQRRLENMIRSFEQDDGEDVVDTWVLFKKMLRNCPGHNLTREQYVELFFDGLDKKSKRELGYAFGGSLNNITPNEGYRILEGMAKDNSTMDDERFLNNERKMKKGTREGRVARAEVSDDSGVIGEIQALSARMDKGFTAQEARFGALERDVKVLADGCDHCGDTHYSDECPNPAPEDVNYVQNQPQGSFHRNTGFQNRSSGNPSYNSSFQTNNTRFSGNRRQRDSYQNQPQQQTQQGQGSGSSSFSNTDPNVELREM; encoded by the coding sequence atgaatgccGTGAAGCTTGAGACATTTCCCATTTCGATAGTTGGAGATGCACTTGATTGGTTCAATGATCTTCCAGAGAATTCAATTACTACTTGGGACCAACTAAAGGAGGCTTTCATTGGTGAGTTTTATTCAGTTAGAACTCAAAGAAGGTTGGAAAATATGATAAGGTCTTTCGAACAAGATGATGGAGAAGATGTAGTGGATACTTGGGTTCTTTTCAAGAAAATGTTGAGAAATTGTCCAGGCCACAATTTGACTAGAGAACAATATGTGGAGCTTTTCTTTGATGGGTTAGATAAGAAGTCTAAACGAGAGTTAGGTTATGCATTTGGGGGTAGTTTGAATAACATTACACCTAATGAAGGCTATCGGATCTTAGAAGGTATGGCAAAGGATAACTCAACTATGGATGATGAAAGGTTCTTAAATAATGAAAGGAAGATGAAGAAAGGTACAAGAGAAGGGAGAGTTGCAAGGGCTGAAGTTAGCGATGACTCAGGGGTTATTGGAGAGATTCAGGCGCTCTCTGCGCGAATGGATAAGGGATTCACTGCTCAAGAGGCTAGGTTTGGAGCACTTGAGAGGGATGTTAAGGTCTTAGCAGATGGGTGTGACCATTGTGGTGATACGCACTATTCTGATGAGTGTCCAAATCCGGCACCCGAAGATGTGAACTATGTTCAGAATCAACCCCAAGGGAGCTTCCATCGCAACACTGGTTTCCAAAACCGATCTTCAGGTAATCCttcttataactcttcttttcagACTAATAATACTCGTTTTTCAGGTAACAGGCGCCAAAGAGACAGTTATCAGAATCAACCTCAACAGCAGACTCAGCAAGGCCAAGGATCaggttcttcttctttttctaataCCGATCCTAATGTCGAGTTGAGGGAGATGTAG
- the LOC122609094 gene encoding uncharacterized protein LOC122609094 — protein MFDHDMQGLLNDINRTVENITQAVVGDAENDISHLNNDAEPDASTSDFSELLNGINEKVYPNSKYYKLSCLVHLFHLKCLNGWSNKSLSMLLEFLIDLLPEGNLILKTTHQVKRILRHLGLCYEKIDACPDGCMLFWEEKKKDEVCSFCGTSRWKVVEETDVEITETKKKASNILRWSPLKPRLQRLFESSKTADLMKWHHVDRVIDGKLRHPTDALSWKNFDQKFPDFASDPRNIRLALASDGFNPFKTMNVAYSIWPVFLVPYNLPPWLVMKQPNFILSLIIPGPRSPGNKIDVYMQPLVKELQELWEVGVRTYDASTKQHFQLKAAVLSTISDFLGYGILYGWSTKGKLACPSCGFDTDSEWLQHGKKWCYMCHRRWLPSDHPWRKDTQSFLGGEESRDAPVRPSGEEVLRQLVRYDYLKENDGDRWKK, from the coding sequence ATGTTTGATCATGACATGCAAGGGTTGTTGAATGATATTAACCGTACAGTAGAAAATATCACTCAAGCAGTTGTTGGTGATGCTGAAAATGATATTTCTCATTTGAACAATGATGCGGAGCCGGATGCTTCCACCAGTGACTTTTCTGAACTTCTCAACGGTATTAACGAGAAGGTGTATCCAAACTCAAAGTATTACAAGTTATCTTGTTTGGTGCACTTGTTTCATTTGAAGTGTCTTAATGGTTGGAGTAACAAATCACTTTCTATGTTATTGGAGTTTTTGATAGACTTGTTACCCGAAGGAAATTTAATCCTCAAAACGACTCATCAAGTGAAAAGAATATTGAGACACTTGGGTTTATGTTATGAGAAAATAGATGCATGCCCTGATGGCTGCATGTTATTTTGGGAGGAGAAGAAGAAAGACGAGGTTTGTTCTTTTTGTGGAACTTCCAGATGGAAAGTTGTTGAAGAAACAGATGTTGAAATTACTGAAACTAAAAAGAAGGCATCAAACATTTTAAGATGGTCCCCGTTAAAGCCTCGTTTACAAAGATTGTTCGAGTCTTCTAAAACAGCTGACCTTATGAAGTGGCATCATGTAGATCGTGTTATAGATGGAAAGTTACGACATCCAACTGATGCATTATCATGGAAAAATTTTGATCAGAAGTTTCCTGATTTTGCTAGTGATCCACGAAACATTCGGTTAGCTTTGGCTAGCGATGGGTTCAATCCGTTCAAGACAATGAATGTGGCATATAGTATTTGGCCCGTTTTCTTGGTTCCATATAACTTACCACCATGGTTAGTTATGAAACAACCAAACTTTATTCTGTCACTAATTATTCCTGGTCCGAGAAGCCCCGGCAACAAGATAGATGTTTACATGCAACCATTGGTTAAAGAACTACAAGAGTTATGGGAGGTTGGAGTTCGAACATATGATGCCTCAACAAAACAACACTTCCAGTTGAAGGCTGCTGTTCTTTCAACAATTTCTGACTTTCTTGGTTACGGCATTCTTTATGGGTGGAGCACGAAAGGAAAACTTGCATGCCCCTCATGTGGTTTTGATACTGATTCTGAATGGTTACAACATGGGAAAAAATGGTGCTACATGTGTCATCGAAGATGGCTACCATCTGACCATCCATGGCGTAAAGACACTCAATCCTTTCTTGGCGGTGAGGAATCAAGAGATGCTCCTGTTCGTCCTTCAGGTGAGGAGGTCTTGAGGCAATTGGTTCGTTATGACTACCTCAAAGAAAATGATGGTGACCGTTGGAAAAagtaa